TGGAATTGATATGACGAGCAACTAAATTGCTACACCCCTTTGTGAGATTGTGAATTGCTATTATTAATACATGAACTGTTTCTGAATTGGACCCTCGGATTTGGAGAGATTCTAATGTTATGAAAGATTTTGTGTCCATGAAAACAATTATTCCTTTTACATTTCACAACTTGGAAAAGAACATTAGCTTttgtttaagaaaataaaataaaaaattaccgTGATTGAGAGTGTTATTCAAAGTGATTTCAAGCAGAGTATAAGGAAAATATCATTGTGTAAAAAATTGGGTGGAAGgtttaatttgcaatttgagtATAAAAATCCCTTGGGCAAATATAGTATACATTGTTGAAAAAAGATATTTGACTGGGGCTGGTTGCACCAGCTAattgatataaaaatatattcctAAGGAAgttaagggcgtgcatggaaacgctCCAAAGAAACGTTTGCGGAACACTTCGTACggattttgttccagaaacaaaaaagaaataaacgcgtttggttgcgtttctttcttttttttttgttctggaacaaaattggagcaaaaaaaaacacaaagttGCTTCTCGTtccgaaacaattttgaagaaacgcttcttctctctctcttttcttcttcttttcttcttcttttttcttctttttttctttggcggtcactgcctcggccatggccggcgaccatcTGTCAAGGGCcagcgacgccgtcgagggtcggcgacctcaccggagcgtcgccggccccgagcctcgccatggccggcgaggttgccaaccccgtcggccggtcgccagaggccggtgaccggccgaaaaaaagaagaaataaaaagaaaggaaaaactgaaaaataaaataaaaatgtttaaaaattaaaagaaacaaaaaaaaaaatttaccaaacgtgtttctattcatttttattcccaggcaacaaacgttaccaaacgcgttcttttgttcaaaaattgtttctcggaacataaacacttttttttgtttctgttcctgggaacataaaatgaatagaaacattaccatgcagcccctaatttactctaaaatatttctttcctcttcttgtggttttcttttaatgttaggTCTCTATATGGGAAGGTCCACAAATGTTGGACAAGGATAGAACCGCTTACATAAGAGGAGTCCCTTGATATTTATGTTGAATCAAGGAAGAATGGTTAGtctgatttatttaaaaagttagcACTTCTTTGGAACAAAAGACCACTTCttctatttttcatgaaaaatatcttaCTGAATATCCAAATGATAGTTTTAAGAAGCCATCAATTACGAGTTATAGTATTATCTTTTGTTACGAGTTCTTAATATACAGGACCAAATAAGCTAAATGTGCAAGAATTCTTTGTGACCCTTGTCGACACTCAAATTTTTATCAACATTTTAGGgtgtccttttttattttacaaaaaatataagagaatataaaaagataaaatccaagaaaataaataaataaataaatcgagTCGAGTGGGCTGGTGTAGTCCAGCCCATTATTTTAGTCCCCTAGCCAATCTTCATTTTGTTTCCTTTCGGCCCATTTCATTTATTGTTTCATGGCCCATCTGTTGATTCCTTTTTTCAAGCCCATTTCTCTGACTTTTCTTTTACCCCGGGAAGAAAGAGAACAAGGCCCGGCCCAACATGCTCTCTCCTTTTCCCTTTGCACAACCAGCATGTGGGTGACACAAGAAGATGAACGCAGCAAAATGGGCAGAAGAGGAGAAACCGAGAAAGTGGGAGAAGTCAAGAAAAGAGGTGGTCGGCCATAGGTGGTGGTGGCGGAGGTTCGGTCCTTGTCCTGAACGagtaaaaaagaagggaaagagaggTGGGGGAGAGGGCTTCCTTATTTTTCCATGTGCTCCGATTAATTGCATGAAAAGAACATCTCAAAGAAACGCTTTCTCTTTGActaaaaaatctcaaagaaaaagaagaatcacCTGACTTAGGGATAACTACATAAACAGTccttaaattttagtttaatgggcataagggagagagagaggttttgtTAAGATTGAACGTCATTCCGCCATGAACACCGATCTCTGGCTTGCCTATTCTACTAAAGTGTACATCATGGGTTTGCTAAAATGTctaaaaaaagactaaaaaaattCCCCATGAATTGACCGGGCTGTTTTGTAGCTAATAATAGTGTTTGGAGCCTGTACAAGTTGTAGCAAGTCTGAGAACCACGCTTGAATCGGAATACCACTACAGAACCTGCCACATATATCACGTGTTTGATACAATGCTTGAAAGAAGGGCGAACCTCATTCTTTATTGAACTTAATATCAATTCGTGTTTGCTTCTACATTGGTTTGGGGTTAGTTCGCAGCAACCCTCACTACAGTCGACCTCCTACTTCATTGGAAAGTTTCATTGAAATCTTCTCCTCATACTCCGGGAAGTCCATATTCATGACTGCTTTTAACTTTTACATTTAGGATACTAAATGTCTGAGAGACAAGCCCTCGACCAGCAGCATCAAGTTCATCCCCAGCTGCAATCTCCACGGCCTCCAAAGGAAGATATGGTTGCTTGTGTTACTGCATTGGAGGAAGCTTTGTTGCCATGCCTGCCAGCAAGAGAGCTTCAGGCTATAGACTGCTCGCAGCATCCTTTTCCCCAACGTGGGAAATGCTTGGTGTGCCATCATCTTATTTCTGCTACTTGAGATTGCTCCATATGCATTACCAAACCAGGACTATTCATATTTTGGCTTTTGTCATTGCttgatgaaaaatgatttcattcGTTTATGTCCTTGTGTTGTTGTTCCCTCCTTTTGAAGCCTTCCGTCAATTAAATTGATAACTACGTTTCTCTATATAATTTCCCATAATGTCAGTTTATTACTAGATCATAGGTGCAGTTACGCTTGGttcttgtgaaaatttcaattgTGATTACATATCTAGTTCGGATTTGCTGAGTAGGACAAGGGTTAGTTTGTTATTGGTTAAGATTCTAGTTGATGGTTCTTTACCACCACGCTAACATCAATAGCCCTAAGAGGAGAGAATAAAATATCACTAATCGATCATGCCCAGTGAGGACTTGCACATGCGATGTTTTGTAAACCTATGAAGTTTTATTTAGACATATCACGATGGAGCTAATTATCTGGATTCTAAACCAGAAGAGGATATCCTGTAGGCTTTCCCTTGCAATTGAACTCAAAAGCAGTTTTAATAAATTGCCTTTCGAGGGTTCTAAACTATGAAATCATATTTATAAGCTGCGAGTTTCCCTGCAGTTGTACAGTTTGAGACAATCTGTTGGAGGGACTTGACCTCTTAAGGAGCACATTTGGGTTATTGCAAGTCTTAAGTGGATTGCACTAGGTAACATTGGCCGGTATGTAGGAAGCGTTCTTGTTTGAGTCATGCGTGGAGGAAGCTTGAGGAATGAAAGATCCTTAACATCTAGTTACAGGACAGCATTCTTGTGATGTTTTTTCATTGGATACAAAAGGGATAGTGCACTCCACTTGTAACGGAGTGCTGGTTTGGTGCCACTAGGAAACCAAAAAATGATCATGATATCTACACTTCTGGCTGAATAagcttttttctaattttatcaCCATCTTAGATCTAAGTTATGTCTGACTTGTTGCTTGTCCAATATCATGCTCATTGGATATGACTTAAGTTCACTTGTTTTCATTTGTTAACTTGCCCCACATGTAGTAGGCTGAGATTATGTTTCTGTTTGTGTAATTCTAACTGTTCAGATTTCATATTTGTAGAGTACCATTTGTTACCGAAAAGagaataatatttttgtaagcattcCTAATTTATTTCTCATTCATCACTAAACAAAGGTGTTATGCTAGctatttttgaaagaaattggTAATCTTGGTTACCTACCCGAGAGTGCAATTGCTTCCCCCCAACAAACACCCACGGCCGAGGCGCTCTTAGCCGGTTTATTGTTGTGAATGCCTGGTTAATAAGAACGTGCTTCTTACTGCTTTAGTTGATGTTGAAAGGCATGCTAGAGATTTTATGGAGGCTGCCAAAAAACTTCAAGTTTACTTTATCGGTCTCCAATGTGAGGATCAGCCAACCGAGGCTGAAAAGCGTACACAGGTAATGCTAAGGAAATAGTTGGGAAAATAGtaaatggt
This Eucalyptus grandis isolate ANBG69807.140 chromosome 7, ASM1654582v1, whole genome shotgun sequence DNA region includes the following protein-coding sequences:
- the LOC120295687 gene encoding mediator of RNA polymerase II transcription subunit 28-like; the encoded protein is MSERQALDQQHQVHPQLQSPRPPKEDMVACVTALEEALLPCLPARELQAIDCSQHPFPQLDVERHARDFMEAAKKLQVYFIGLQCEDQPTEAEKRTQEILMMEEELKIKTELIKKQERLIQGWRKDLKDQLGKINCELEKV